A region from the Streptosporangium sp. NBC_01756 genome encodes:
- a CDS encoding DUF3499 domain-containing protein: protein MSPVRRCSRTACSQPAVFTLTYVYADSTAVLGPLATYAEPHCYDLCAEHAERLTAPRGWEVVRLPSDGAPPSSDDLEALANAVREAARPAPTGGTEPVGQGVEVGRRGHLRVLRSAQPQRDR from the coding sequence GTGAGCCCCGTCCGCCGCTGTTCCCGCACCGCGTGCAGTCAGCCTGCCGTATTCACGCTCACGTACGTCTACGCCGATTCGACCGCCGTTCTCGGGCCCTTGGCGACGTACGCCGAGCCGCACTGTTATGACCTGTGTGCCGAGCATGCCGAGCGGTTGACCGCACCTCGTGGCTGGGAGGTCGTGCGCCTTCCCAGTGACGGTGCGCCGCCGAGCAGCGACGATCTGGAGGCCCTCGCCAACGCGGTCCGCGAGGCGGCCAGACCCGCCCCGACGGGGGGCACCGAGCCCGTCGGCCAGGGAGTCGAGGTGGGGCGCCGCGGTCACCTCCGGGTGCTCCGTTCCGCTCAACCCCAGCGTGACCGCTGA